CTCACCCAAGGGTGTCCTGGAACACTCGGGCTCCGTGGGTTTGGCCCTCTTCGTCTGGGTCCTGGGTGGGGGCGTGACAGCTCTGGGCTCTCTCTGCTATGCAGAGCTGGGTGTCGCCATCCCCAAGTCTGGTGGGGACTACGCCTATGTCACTGAGATCTTCGGGGGCCTGGCTGGGTGAGTGTGATGCTCTGGCAGGGCTCTCTCTGCTATGGAGTGAGGGGGGGGGGTTGAATGGACGAAGTGGTATCTGGCAGCTTCCACAGCTAGGTTGGACACCCTTGATGCCCACTCCATTTCTCTGGTATCagttagaccagtggttctcaaccttcctaatgctgtgactctttaatacagttcctcatgttgtgatgacccccaatcataaattatttcattgttccTTGATAGcgataattttgctactgttatgaatcgtaaaatgtaaatatctgatatgcaggctatcCAATACGTgggccctgtgaaagggtcatttgacccctaaAGGGGccgtgacccacaagttgagaactactGAGTGAGACCCTTGCTCTCTCTGAGGTTCCTTTTGCTTTAGTTTATCTTATTCTTTTCTCTTAATTGGTTGGGTATTATGGGACAGTCTCACCATGTAACCcaagctggtcttaaactcacaatcctccttcTTGCACCTCATCACTGGGACCACAGGTTTGCCCACAAGAGTGCGCCCAGTTCTATGTCACCTTTTACATGGGACTCCTTTTCAGCTCTACTGCCCTTGGGGCGTTTATGGAGGGAGGGATGCTCTTACTCTCGGAAGCCACTAGATGATACTAGTACTCAGGTAAAGGGGGTCTTTATTTTAgtaaagaggaggcaggaggggcaTAGGGTCCTCCCATGTAATTCACTCGCTTTGagttgggacacacacacacacacacacacacacacacacacacacacacacacacggtgcccAATGTCAAGTTTTTCGCAGAGCAGAACAATCCCTCGAATGGTATTCAAGCTCAAAGACCCCTGCTTTGAGAGGTTAGCAAAAGTCATAAGCTTTTGCACATGCAGCAGAATGGGATGCATATCATGTAGGGAAATGCCATTTACACAGCCTTGCAAGAAAGATACGCCCCTTCAGCAAAAACGAGCATCTTTCCTAGGTTCTGAGTGTGGTGGCCTGGGCCAAGGAATCTTTTTCTGCTATGGGTAGAGGTGAGGTCAGGTTCATAGCAGAGCTgacaagatgggggggggggattgaagTTGCTGTATTGTCCAGACAAGTTCAATGAGGATTCCTAACCTAACACAGTCATTTTACAACCTAACTCAGGAGGACATGGTAGGCAATGTGTCATGAGGGTCAGGTGGGCGCAGTAGGGTGACACCCGCTGTCACATTTTAAAGGCTTTATAGATGATGGTCTCAGTAAGAGCAGGGGGTTGTTTGGGGTAAGGTTTGTATTATTATGGATCTCTGTGGCATGTTAAGGGAGGTGCTCAGTCAGGTCTTAATACTGCGGACCTGGACATAATACTCAGAGAAGGTGAGAAAGAGCCCTGGACTCCACTTTGAGGGCAGCCAGAAGATGCAGAGATCTATAAAACCCAAAAAGCCAAGGGATTGGATTGTGCAGAAGGGGGTGGAGTAGGAGACATGGCCACAGATCTAAGGTGAAGATCAAGAGGCATGTCCCAAGGGACTCCTCACCTTAAGAGCTAACAGCTAACACCATCCCTAAGGGTGCAGGCAGGATCCCCTATTTGGATAAAGGCAAATCTTTGAGCATATACCTAAGGGATACTGATATAACTGATGTAAATCACTCTTCTTTGaaaatcaaggcagaaacattGCTCAGAATCAACCATCTTAAACCACAAAGTGCCTGAGAGCCCTAGATAATGCTATAGCTTGAAGTCTGGGCTCAGGGAGCAGCCTGGAATCAGTTTCCAATTGTTCCGatagccacctccccagcctctggcAGCTCACCAGCTCTTGGAGGCTGGTCCTCATCTATCCCAGATGCTCACATCTGGAGCAGGCAAGTGGTGTGCCTGTACCATGCTGGCCCTTGATTGCTCACAGATTCCTACTGCTCTGGAGTGCTGTCCTCATCATGTACCCCACCAGCCTGGCTGTCATCTCCATGACCTTCTCCAACTATGTGCTTCAGCCTGTCTTTCCCAACTGTATCCCCCCAGCCACAGCCTCTCGAGTACTCTCCATGGCCTGCCTGAGTGAGTGTCCCTGAGCCTCTGTCCCCACAGCAGCTGGATGCCCCACCCCATGATATTCTCGGTCCACTCTACTGGGAGGAAAGTGGAGAGGGAGCTCCTAGCTGCTGTCACTTGTAACATCAACCTTGAGACCCAGGGTTCTGGCTGCTGCAGAGGCTGTTCCCCTAGCCTAGATCTGGCTATGGGCCACCACGAGGGGCTCGGCCTCAGGTGCCCACACCCCTTTCTTCTCCAGTGCTCCTGACGTGGGTGAACAGCTCCAGCGTACGCTGGGCCACGCGCATCCAGGTTATCTTCACTGGTGGGAAGCTGCTGGCGCTGTCTCTCATCATCACTGTTGGCTTTGTCCAGATCTTCCAAGGTAAAACCAGGGTGGGATCACTGGAGAGACTTGGGAGACTGTGCTAACCCCTGACGTCTGGACTCCCCAGGACACTTTGAAGAGCTGAGACCCACCAATGCCTTCGCCTTCTGGATGACACCGTCTGTGGGTcacctggccctggctttcctccaAGGTTCTTTTGCCTTCAGTGGCTGGAACTTCCTCAACTATGTCACGGAGGAGCTGGTTGACCCACGCAAGTGAGTGAAACACCCGCTCAAAGCAGTTGTCGTCACAGATCTGCTGTGAAGCTCAAACTGGTCATCCACTGACCATGTTCGCTGTCATGACAACAGCCTCAAGAGAGCCCTAAAACTGTGGTCTTCCCTGTCTGCAGCTGCAACTGGGCCCCTTGTGGGGCCTCAGAAAGACTTGAATATCACTTCCCTGCTGGGTTTAGTGATTTACATCTGGCCCGAAACCATCCATATGCACACAACATGGTTCTGAAGGATGGAGCCCGTGATGTTGCATCTGATGCTCAGCCAGGGACCTTGACAGGGACAATGGCTGCTGCCGGGTAGGGGGTGGGCGGAGAATCTCCAGGGAGACCTCAGACTTGAGGGCTGAGCTCTGAAGGCATCTGCGAGATTTTCTAGGCTAACTCTGGCTacacatggttttgtttttgttttttctctatccaGACATTAACTAGACCCTGCCCTCAGGAGATGACACGTCCTCATACCAGTGGCCTTGGCTCTTATCTGTCCCTTCTTCTGTTAGCTGGTGCTCAGACAGAGGTTTGGGGAAAAGGCAGACGGCAGTATGTCCCTGCCCGCCCCCTGGACAGATGAGACTCCAAGTTCCCCTCACTATACACAACTCCATTTTTGTACCAGGAATTGACACTGACACTCCAATCTCTGTCCCCAGGAACCTACCTCGTGccatcttcatttccatcccacTGGTCACCTTTGTGTACACATTCACCAATGTCGCCTACTTCACTGCCATGTCCCCCCAGGAGTTGCTGTCCTCCAACGCCGTGGCGGTGGTGAGTAGGGACCTCAGCTCTCTCTGTAGCCCCTACCCCAACCCCAGCCTTACACGTGGCCTCTTCTCTGTGCCCATGCAGACCTTCGGCGAGAAGCTGCTGGGCTACTTTTCGTGGGTCATGCCCGTCTCTGTGGCCCTCTCTACTTTTGGAGGGATCAATGGCTACCTGTTCACCTCATCCAGGTGACTGGtctgaggagagggggagaggatggTATAGGTGAGACAAGGCAGATGTCTTGCTGTGTGCATGCCATGCTAGGGACAATGGGAAGGGAATGCTGAGAATCCTCGGTAACAAATGTCTGATCCTGGTCTTGAAGTAAAGAAAGCCAGGAGGCAGACTACATGAGGAGAGCTGGTAGGGCCTGGAGGGCAGAGGTCAATGTGACAGCTGGGTTCTAGCAAACAGCAGAGAAGCCTCAAGGCCAGGCTCTGGCCCTTATCCATTTTCTTCCCCGTGCCTAGGCTATGCTTCTCTGGAGCCCGAGAGGGACACTTACCCAGCTTCCTGGCCATGATTCATGTCAGACGCTGCACCCCAATCCCTGCCCTCCTTGTCTGTGTAAGTTGGGAAACCCAACCAGGTAGTGTACCTAGCAATGGGGGTTTGGGGGGATAATAGCCAAAACTTATTCCTGCCTATGGTAGATGAGCCATGGAGGGTGGGGATGGGCTGGGACCCACCTGACCTCCTGACCTGAGTGGGAAGGCCCAGAGCAGCCTCCAGGGATGGCCAGAAGCAGGTGGGAGGCCAGCTGTCAGCCCTCGGTCCTCTCCCAGTGCGGGGCCACAGCGGTCATCATGCTCGTGGgtgacacatacacactcatcaaCTATGTGTCCTTCATCAACTACCTCTGCTACGGAGTCACTATCCTGGGCCTGCTTGTGCTGCGCTGGAGACGGCCGGCACTCCACAGGCCCATTAAGGTGAGGCTGGAAATAACAGGGCCATCTTCATCCAAGTTGAGCACTAGAGGCAGGTATAGGTGATGAGGACAATGGGCTATATAGCATTTGCAGAGTGTAGAGCTTTCCACCCTACACTCTCTGACATGTTATCTCCTCTAACCCCAGGAAGCAAGTGTTTTTAATATCCCCAGTACACAGACAGGGGCAATGAGACTAAGGTCACAGAGGCTGCCAATCACAGAGTCTGGTATTCTCATGATCCCACATGAAAGGGTGACAGAGAAGACTCCCATCTGCATATGGATCCTGAAGAGGGCCTGAAATTTGaagcatggaaaaaaaaaacagttgagtTGCAGCCAAATGTAAACAGCTTTCTGTGTATAACTGTTACAGACAGCTCAGCACTGCTCAAATAGACAGCCTTAGCAGTTTGGCCAACTGGTCAACCCAGGAATTGCTCTCCAGTACACTGGGTAGCTACCAGAGGGGCCAGCATAGGGGCCCCATTCCCAAGAGATGGAAAAAGTGCTTCTAATCCCCTGGGTGGCAGGAGAACTAGGGTGTTGCTCCCTGGTGCTCCTGTTCACCCTTTCTCCGACAGGTGAACCTCCTCGTTCCTGTTGTGTACTTGGTGTTCTGGGCATTCCTACTGGTCTTCAGCTTCATCTCGGAGCCCATGGTCTGTGGGGTCGGCATCATCATTATCCTCACTGGGGTTCCCATCTTCTTCCTGGGAGTGTTCTGGAGAAGCAAACCAAAGTGTGTACACAGATTCACAGGTGAGAAGGGTCTTGCCACCATGCCTCTTGTAGGATCCCACCCCAGAGCCGGGGCCTTCTATCAGCCTGGCTGGTGACGCAGGACCCAATGACTTTCCTCAAAGCTTCTTGCTACATACACATGTGGCTAGGTTTCATCTGCAAAAGAAGCAACTCCCATCCCAAGGGAGGTATCTGGAGTTAGGGTCATCCCTGTCTTAAAGGATTGCTCCCCTCCTGGCCCCCGCcattgtctatctgtctgtcttgtctgtctgttcTTAGAGTCCATGACACGCTGGGGCCAGGAGCTGTGTTTCGTGGTTTACCCCCAGGGCTCcctagaggaggaggaaaatggccCCATGGGCCAGCCCTCCCCATTGCCCATCACGGACAAGCCCTTGAAGACACAATGAGACCTTGTAGAGACTGGAACAGCCGATTCTGTTTACATGTTGTTTATTGAGAAgggggttgtgttttgttttgttttcaaaaattttttttctgcaaaaaaagagagagagagagagagagagagagagaaagagagacccaACCCTTAGAGGCCTATTGTAAGGGACTGGCCACTGGGGTCGGGCTTCCTGCCTTAGCAATGCCCTGCTAGCTTCTCCAGAAATGCCTGTAAATAAACAGGGCTGGTTGTTGCTGTGTGCAAGGGGAGTCCGTGGAAACATGCCTCAGCGCGGTATATGGGCTGCTAGCTGGGAAGGTGCCATGGAAAAGGTTTTCAGCCCTAGTGGGTTTTGCTGGTTGAACTGGAGGCTGCCCAGAGGAGACAGTGAGGCTCCATCTACGACTCAGCGATCCAAGAGAACCCAGAAATCCCTAAGTGGGACTACTGTCCTCCCCCAAAATCACCAGAGTGAATGCTACAACTTCTGATAGCACAGCCCTGGCTtcaggtggggaaactgagtctctGAGGCAGGACAGGATGGTTGTTTCCATTGTCAGCTGGTGCCTTGacttctgtctcctgagaaggCATAGACTGGCCTCTCTTGCGGTCATCCTATCTCATATACTTTTAGCCTTACCATAATGCTTGGGGACTAATGCAGCCTAGCCAGGCCCATGCTGCTGCCACAGGCACAAGGCTGGGGCAGAAGCCACTGGGCCATCTTCCCCAGGGACCCTGCATGGAAGCACTCACCATGAATGAGGTGCAACCCCTCCCATGGCCTTTTCAGGCCTCGACTACAGCTCCTGACACAGTTCTGGGGATGAGCAGCTGGTGCCACTGCAGGTGAATGAACTGGGAAGCCACAGGGAACATTCCAGAAAGCCTGGTTCTGGCTCTCCTGCCTTTCTGGAAATGAATCCCCAGATCCGTGTGGCAGAGCAATTTGCTGGGAGACTCCAAGGGCTATGCTCATGCTGATCTCAGAGGTGGTCTCGTCACTCCACCCTCTTCCCCAGGCCAACCCCCGAAGCCCCTGCCAGCAACGCAGCTCTTCAGAGCAATAGGGTTGCAGAGGCAGCTGACTGACTGAGAGCCCAGGCCCCTCACAGGGGCTGCTGGGTGGGCCTCTGTAAGAAAGAATGCAGAGGCAGGGTAGAAATGACTGTGTATTCCCTGGTTCCAAAGCGGGGCTGTGGCAGTCACCGGCGTGTCCAATGGGTCAGCAGACCAGAAGGGCCTCATCATCACTAGCCTCCAatattggggagcagggtggtggaggGCTCCTGCAGACCCCCAGTGGCTCTGCTGAGTGGGGGTCTTGGGTGCCACTGGCAGTGGGAGTCTGAGGGTGGGGGTCTTGTGCCAAGCAGGGCTCTGGAGGCGTGTCCACAGGGGCTGGGCTGTCTTCCAGAGGTTCCACACAGGCCTTTCTCTCCTTGTCCTCTGGCCTGTACTCTGGGTCTCGCAGATTTAAGGGTGGGGGTGGCACTGAAGGCCCCACTTCTGGTGCATGGCCAGAGCCACTAGGAGGCCCATCTCCAGCCTCCCTAGGGCTGCCTGTGTCTGTATTGGGTGCTGGGGGCTCTGGGACAGGCCCCGGTGCTGCCTGGAGGAGCCCATCACCCAGCACGGTCTGTGAGGTACGAGCGGCGGTCAGCAGTGGGATCTGGCCTCGAGGTGCCCGTGGCCGGTGGAAGAGCCTGTTCCAGAGGCGGCCCAGTCTTCGACGAGATGGCCCCCTGCGGGAGGCATGCCGACGCATCTGTCGTCGCATGGCTGTGCGAAGGTTCTGTAGCACTGAAGCCTGAGGGTAGGGGAGCAGCTAAGGTAGGGACCAGGCCATTCCGGAACGACTGAACAATCCTCAGCATGCCATGCTTCCAGGCCAGGGACTAATCTGTGCTTCCACCACCAAACCATATTCCCTTCCCCGACTCCAAACACCCTAGCTCTAGCTTGCCCCTAGGCCTCCTGGTCTTGGGGGCTCTCTGAGGTCCAGCAAAAAAGAAACCGGGCcttatgccccacccccaccccacacacacatacttatggaAGCTCACCTGGGATGCACTGTAGACAGGAAAATCCTCAACCGGTGGGATGAGGCCCTGTGCGATGAGCTGACCGTAGGATGGGGGGGCTTCGCGCCGCACAAACTCTGCCTCTAAGCGTGTCATTTGGGTCTCAAAGGCCCTGAAAGCAACGGGCAGAAGGGAAGCATGATAGGATAACATAGAGCAGGATCTGGGGACCCCCACCCCTCCATCCAGAcccctgcatgcacacacagaaacagtctTCCTGTATCAGGGCGACCCAACCCATAGCCTGGAATGTAGTGAGATCTTTCTCCAGGGAAACGGAAGAACTGGGGCTCCAGGCCACCACGGGGTGCCCACCTGTACTCCTGCGTGCGCAGGGAGTAGAGTTTGAAGGCACAGCCTAGGGCAATAACAAGCAGCAGTCCGCATACTAGGCTGCCAATGAGGGCGGCGGTGATGACCTTGCGGGGCACGGCAGCCAGGCAGCCATGCTCATCGCTGCCATCTTGGCAGTCCTCCTGACCGTCACAGCGCCACGTCTCAAAGATGCACAGGTTCGTACCACAGTGGAAGGTGCCCGGCTGGCAGGAAAAGCAGTTCTTCTCATCGGCGCCATCGGGGCAGCTTTTCTGGTTGTTGCAACGATCGGCAGGTGCATAGCACAGGCCACTACCACCCTCACAGGGATACTGGTCCGGAGGGCACGCTGGACAGCCCTGCTCATCTCGGCCGCTTGCACAATGCCACCAGCCATCACAGCGTTGTGGCTCTGAGAAGCACCCCTGTTCCCCTGTGCTGTCGTCATCTCCCTCGCTGCTCCCACATGGTTGCTCCCACGGGAGGCAGTAGCCCTTCACCTGGTATGTGGCGTTGAAGCCGTGACCAGCACTGCGAGCACGAGCATGGTAGGCCACAGTGAGGCGGCCCTGAGCTGCTTCCAGGCTCACGGGCCGGTGGTTGCTGCGGTAGGAAAGCGTTTGCAGCAGACGGTCCCCACGCTCGCCCAGGCCTTCATACACCTGGACATAGTCATCATAACCCAGTCGTAGCTCCAGCTGCAGCAGCACGCGCCTCGGGTCCTGCGTGTCCACCAGCCACGTGCAGTGAAGGTCCGAAGGCCCACGGGCGGCGCCAAACAAGTCTGGGGAGGCGAAGGAACCGTAAAAGCTGCCCAGCCGCCGGCCACATGCTAGGTCGGGGCAGCCAGCCTCATCAGAGCCGTCACCGCAGTCCTGAGTGCCGTCGCAGCGCCGCTCCACAGGCAGGCAGCGTGTGGAGCGGGCTCCGCTGCAGGGGAAGGTGCCCCCGGGGCACAGGCTGCCTGGTGGCTCTGAGGCAGGTGCTGAGCAGTTACCCTCATCCGAGCCGTCTCCACACTCATCCACCATGTTGCACTGCCAAGGACCAGGCAGGCATTTACCGTTGTCACAGCGGAACTCATCTGTCTGGCAGGATGTCTGGCCCAGCTTCCCTGGAGACAAAGAGCGAGGCAGGGTGAGCCTCCTTCCAGCACCGGGTCTGAGGCTGGGAGCAGGCAAATAGGTTCAGTCCCAGCTGGGTCTCTGTACAGAAAGGCAGGGCCACCTATGGGGCAGAGGCTCACAGGTGAAAGGCTAGGTTCACTATCTCAGTTGAGCTTAGGCTGAGGGCAGATTCGTCCAGCAAAGTGGGGTAAATAAGGCATCACCAGAATCAGCCTAGGATTAGCAGAGCTGGTAAAGGGGGCCCTTTCAGGAAATTGGGGCTAGTGGAGGACCTCGCTGGCATCACCTCGGATATAGGAGAGGCGGAAGCCCTGGGCCTGGCCAGAGCTGGAGGCGTCTGAGTGGAAGAAGATCCAGACGTGGTCACGGGCAGAGATGAAGGCGGGTGGGATGGCTGAGCCGCAGAGGCGGAAGGCCTCCTGGCGAGGAGGAGCTGCTGGGCCCAACAGGAGCCAGTCGAGGGAACACTGGTGAGACTCCTCTACATCGAAGTTTCGGAAACTGTGGGCAGAGAGGATCACGGGTGGTTAGGCAGACAGGGTCCTCATGGCCGGGACTGGCCAACAGCAGTCAAGCTGGAGTTCTGTCCCACCTAACCACCCTCCGAAATCGCCTGGCTCTGACCCCACCCCAGGGTCCAAAGGCAGCTCCATGAGACGTCATGGCATCCATGGGCAGCGTCCATCAGTCCAGCTCCTAAACAGCTCCCTGCCCCACTAGCATGCAAATAGCATCCCCAGCtctgaactgagcacaggggGTCAGCAGCCCTCTGGCAGTTTCCCCTAAAGGGCGGTGACAAAAAGACTCAGATCCCTCTCATCCGAAGTCAACTGGATAGCACAAACTCCCAGGATTGTGCCCTGAAGGAGGGGCTCTGTCCTGGAGGCTACTTGATGCTGCTAGCTTGGTGATGCTGCTAGCTTGGTGATACTGCAGCTTGGTGACCACAAGTTACCCAGGTGAAACGTTAGTCCAGATCTGAGCCAAACAAGCAATAGCCACCAGAGCAGGCCCATCCCATTCCTGTCCTTCAGATCTACAGTCATTAGTCCTGGAGAGTGAGGTGGGCTTCTGGATTTCAGCATGCAGCAATCCGGCAGACAGAATGGATAGTGACCCCCTAGCCAAATGTCCCCATGACCTAGGTCAGAGTTTCTCGCTCCTCGGTGACACCCTCTAGCACCTCATCCTATTTCCCTCTGCCTTCTACCTACAGCTCCCCTCCCAACGGACCACCTGAGGTCCTTGCAGAAACCCTGATGTGGGCTCCATGCCACCCTAGCCTCAAGCCACTCCCAAAGGGTAGAGGGCAGAAACCTGTGCTACTTCAAGCAGCCAGACTCCCCCACCAGCTCCCAAGGCTCCCTTTTGGGGACCAAAAAGGAAAGAATCAATAGAGGAAGAGAGCCCAGCTCAGAGCACCCGACCAAGGAATTGCTCAATTAAATGGCCATAATATctcacatgcccacacatgcTTACAGCTCACACATGGTCATACAGGTCTCTCAGATGCCTGTTCCATACACCTACATACCTGTCACACACAGTACACATCACACCTGTCcatacccatgtgtgtgccctccGCAGCtgctaagcacacacacatgtgcagtccCAGGGATGCTCTCCTTACCTGATAGTGATCATGTCACCACGGTCTCCTTGAATGTACCAGCTGCAGTTGGTGCCTGGAGGGTAGTTGAGGGGCCAGGCTGGGCTGTAGATAACCCCTCGACGTTCAGTGTGCTGTTCCAACTTCCCACTGCAGGCGGCTGTCGGGAGAGAAGGCTGAGAAATGTCCACCCACCTTTGGGTAGGAGGCATGTTTCCTGCGGGTGTCCCTGCTCGTGGCTTGAACACAAGTTTCCACTAAGCCCAGTCAGTCTACAGTTCAAGCATCATGGAAGCCGTGTGTGGGTGGGGTTCAAGGAGGAACCCTCCAGACTTAAGGCAGTGTAGCCCATTCCTGTGCTATACTGGAGTCTTGATCCTGTGTGTCCAGTCCGTGTCCTGCCCCCATCTCAGCAGGGCTAAGAGCAAGACACTTTTAATTCCCCTTGGCATCCCACATGCAATATGGCCTCAGCTTAGTGGATGTCTTGCACATCGGTCTCTGGCGTGTAGGCCTGCACAGGCCATTAGAGTTCTTACCTACCCATGTGGAACACACCCCCAGGGACGCTGGAGAGATGGATATgtgattaaaagcacttgctgctcttgcagagggtccaggttcaattctcagcaccaacacagatgctcacaaccatctataactccagttccaggggatctgttcCCTTGTCTGATCTCCACCGGCCTCTGCACCCACATGGTACCTAAACATAtgctcaggcacacacatatgcacatacaatgaaataagtaaatattttaaatgacaggGCCCAAGGGAAAAGAGGTGCTTTGTCACCTGATACATATTTACTGGACATCTACTATGCACCAAGCAAACATAACAGGCATAAATAAGCAAGACTGAAAATCTTCCTTGTGGATCTCACAAGTAGGGGATGAAAGAACACAGAGTTTATACAGAGTCCCTGGTGACAAGAAGGGAGGTGGCGATGTCCAGACCTGGCTGCAGATGGGTCTCATGA
This Mus musculus strain C57BL/6J chromosome 7, GRCm38.p6 C57BL/6J DNA region includes the following protein-coding sequences:
- the Lrp3 gene encoding low-density lipoprotein receptor-related protein 3 precursor, producing MEKRAAAGPEGAPGARAPLAVVCLVNLFLTGRLSSAVPALGKAGATWGFGFQAATEPTGTQAACSGKLEQHTERRGVIYSPAWPLNYPPGTNCSWYIQGDRGDMITISFRNFDVEESHQCSLDWLLLGPAAPPRQEAFRLCGSAIPPAFISARDHVWIFFHSDASSSGQAQGFRLSYIRGKLGQTSCQTDEFRCDNGKCLPGPWQCNMVDECGDGSDEGNCSAPASEPPGSLCPGGTFPCSGARSTRCLPVERRCDGTQDCGDGSDEAGCPDLACGRRLGSFYGSFASPDLFGAARGPSDLHCTWLVDTQDPRRVLLQLELRLGYDDYVQVYEGLGERGDRLLQTLSYRSNHRPVSLEAAQGRLTVAYHARARSAGHGFNATYQVKGYCLPWEQPCGSSEGDDDSTGEQGCFSEPQRCDGWWHCASGRDEQGCPACPPDQYPCEGGSGLCYAPADRCNNQKSCPDGADEKNCFSCQPGTFHCGTNLCIFETWRCDGQEDCQDGSDEHGCLAAVPRKVITAALIGSLVCGLLLVIALGCAFKLYSLRTQEYRAFETQMTRLEAEFVRREAPPSYGQLIAQGLIPPVEDFPVYSASQASVLQNLRTAMRRQMRRHASRRGPSRRRLGRLWNRLFHRPRAPRGQIPLLTAARTSQTVLGDGLLQAAPGPVPEPPAPNTDTGSPREAGDGPPSGSGHAPEVGPSVPPPPLNLRDPEYRPEDKERKACVEPLEDSPAPVDTPPEPCLAQDPHPQTPTASGTQDPHSAEPLGVCRSPPPPCSPILEASDDEALLVC
- the Lrp3 gene encoding low-density lipoprotein receptor-related protein 3 isoform X1, which codes for MEKRAAAGPEGAPGARAPLAVVCLVNLFLTGRLSSAVPALAACSGKLEQHTERRGVIYSPAWPLNYPPGTNCSWYIQGDRGDMITISFRNFDVEESHQCSLDWLLLGPAAPPRQEAFRLCGSAIPPAFISARDHVWIFFHSDASSSGQAQGFRLSYIRGKLGQTSCQTDEFRCDNGKCLPGPWQCNMVDECGDGSDEGNCSAPASEPPGSLCPGGTFPCSGARSTRCLPVERRCDGTQDCGDGSDEAGCPDLACGRRLGSFYGSFASPDLFGAARGPSDLHCTWLVDTQDPRRVLLQLELRLGYDDYVQVYEGLGERGDRLLQTLSYRSNHRPVSLEAAQGRLTVAYHARARSAGHGFNATYQVKGYCLPWEQPCGSSEGDDDSTGEQGCFSEPQRCDGWWHCASGRDEQGCPACPPDQYPCEGGSGLCYAPADRCNNQKSCPDGADEKNCFSCQPGTFHCGTNLCIFETWRCDGQEDCQDGSDEHGCLAAVPRKVITAALIGSLVCGLLLVIALGCAFKLYSLRTQEYRAFETQMTRLEAEFVRREAPPSYGQLIAQGLIPPVEDFPVYSASQASVLQNLRTAMRRQMRRHASRRGPSRRRLGRLWNRLFHRPRAPRGQIPLLTAARTSQTVLGDGLLQAAPGPVPEPPAPNTDTGSPREAGDGPPSGSGHAPEVGPSVPPPPLNLRDPEYRPEDKERKACVEPLEDSPAPVDTPPEPCLAQDPHPQTPTASGTQDPHSAEPLGVCRSPPPPCSPILEASDDEALLVC